TCCGTCATCCCGCAGCCGCCAGTCAATCATTTCCGGCCGGATATCGGCGGCAAGGGCCGCACGTGCGGCATCTCGCCACTCGCCGAACTCGCCCCGCCCTTCCAGAACCGGTCCATACATCAGAGTAGCGACAATTGTTCGGGCTGCGGCGCAAACATCGCCCGCAGGTCCGGCCGTTCGGTCAACTTGCCCGGCGTCCAGCCGTCAGCCACGACGAAGGCCTTGACCTTTTTCAGCGACACGCCAAAACGCGCCAGATCTTCCAGCCGCAGACGCCGAAACCTGCGGGAAGACAGAATGGAGGCCACGGTCTTCGTGCCGAATCCGGGCACCCGCAGCAGCATTTCCCGATCCGCCACGTTGACATCCACCGGAAACCGGTCGCGCTGTTTCAGCGCCCAGGCGAGCTTTGGGTCGATATCGAGATCGAGCATGCCGTCGCCACCGATTGCCGTTATCTCGCCGATGTCGAAACCGTAAAAACGATAAAGCCAGTCCGCCTGGTAAAGCCGGTGCTCGCGCATCAGTGGCGGCTTGATGAGCGGCAGGTTTTTCGACGAATCCGGAATGGGGCTGAAAGCGGAATAATAGACGCGCCGCAGACCGTAACTGCCATAAAGCCGGGCGCTGGTGGAAAGAATGGTGCTATCGTCAGCGCCATCCGCCCCCACGATCATCTGCGTGCTCTGGCCGGCCGGCGCAAAACGTCTGGTCTTTTTTGTCCTGATGGTTGGCTCCCCCGCCTCTTCGATCTTCAGGCGGATATCCGCCATGGAGCGGCGAATATTGGCGGGCTGCTTTTCCGGCGCGAAACGACTGACACCGCTATCGGTGGGTAATTCAATATTGATCGACAGCCGATCAGCATAAAGCCCCGCCTCCTCGATGAGCCTGGGCGATGCTTCCGGAATGGATTTCAGATGGATATAACCGCGAAAACCATGGGTGACCCGCAACTCCCGCGCCACGCGCACCATCTCTTCCATCGTATGGTCGGACGAACGGATGATGCCGGAGGACAGGAACAGCCCCTCGATATAGTTGCGCCGGTAAAACTCCAGCGTCAGCCACACCACCTCCTCGGCGGTGAACCGCGCCCGCTCGACATTGCTGGAGGAGCGATTGATGCAATAGGCGCAGTCATAGATGCAGAAATTGGTGAGCAGGATCTTCAGCAGCGAAATGCAGCGCCCATCCGGCGCATAGGCATGGCAGATGCCCGACCCCTCCGTGGAGCCCAATCCGCCCGATGCTGCGGAGTTACGTTTCACCGTGCCGCTCGATGCGCAGGATGCGTCATACTTGGCCGCGTCGGAGAGAATGGCCAGCCTTTGCCTGATCGACTTCTTCATGGATATGTTCACTATATGTTCTATTGACGGCTGTCAATATTGGAAATTAAGCCATTGATTAATTAGAAAAATATCCTCGGCTCAAATTTGCTGGCATTTCGCTATCGTCTTCTGATATAGTCGGCTCAGTTCTGATTTTGGCATGGTTCCGGAGTTCCTCTCCGGAACCTGTTTCTTTTTGTGTCTGCAAGTAAAGCGACCGGAATACGAAGGATAAAAAAATGGTAGAAAAAGTACCGATGACTCAGGGTGGATTCGTCAAGCTGCAGGAGGAGCTGCGCTTTCGCCAGCAGGAGGAGCGTCCCCGTATCATCGAGGCAATTGCGGAAGCGCGCGCCCATGGCGACCTTTCGGAAAATGCCGAGTACCATGCTGCCAAGGAAGCACAGAGCCACAATGAAGGCCGCATCACCGAACTCGAAGACCTGACCGCGCGCGCGGAAGTCATCGATCTTTCCAAGATGTCCGGTTCCAAGATCAAGTTCGGCGCCACCGTCAAGCTCATCGATGAAGACAGCGACGAGGAAAAGACCTATCAGATCGTCGGCGATCAGGAAGCCGATGTGAAGGCCGGCCGCATTTCCATCTCCTCGCCGATTGCCCGCGCCCTCATCGGCAAGGAAGTCGGCGACAGCATAGAAGTCAACGCGCCGGGTGGTGCCAAGGGTTACGAGATTCTCGCAGTTCAGTGGGGCTGATTGGCCCGATGCGATGCGCCTCGAGCGGGCGCATCGCTCCCTGACGAATCAACCTTCAGCCGCAGAGACGGAAGCCCATCTTGTCCCACGTCAGTCTGAAAGATGTGCAGGTACTCGCGCCGAATTTCAAGCGCAGGCTCTCCGGCGTCACCTCAACCATCGTTCAGCTCATTCCGGTGCAGAACCGGCTGGGGCAGAAGGTGGGCACCATCGGCCCCGGCCTGCCGCCGCATCTGCCGCATGTGCGCTTCCGTGACCTGTGGCGGCTTTGGCAAAACGGCCCCTCTGGCGGCCCGCGCATCTGGCATGCCCGCCGCAATCTGGAAATGCTGCCGGGCATTTTCATGCGGGACGTTCTGCGCATGAAGGTGAAGCTGCTCTTCACGTCAGCCGCACAGAGACGGCATTCCGCCTATACACGCTTTCTGATTTCGAAAATGGATGCGGTGGTTGCGACCAGCACCCGCTCCGGCTCGTTTCTCGAAGTACCCCACCGCGTCGTCATGCATGGCGTCGATACCGAGCTGTTCCACCCGGCTACAGGCCCCGAAGACACGATCGCGGCAACCGGCCTACCGGGACACTATCTGCTCGGCTGCTTCGGGCGGGTGCGCCATCAGAAGGGCACCGACCTCTTCGTGCGCGCCATGATCGAGCTTCTGCCCCACTACCCGCAGTGGACCGCTGTCGTTTCCGGCCGCGTAACGGCAGAACACAAGGCCTTCGGTGATACGCTCAAGGCCGATGTCGCCGCAGCCGGCCTTACCGACCGGATCATCTTTCAGGGTGAAGTTGACGACATCAAGCCCTGGTACCGTCGGCTGACGCTTTATGTCGCACCATCCCGCAACGAAGGCTTCGGCCTGACGCCACTCGAAGCCATGGCCTCGGAGACGGCCGTTGTCGCCAGCAATGCCGGCGCCTATGAGGAAATGATCGTCACTGGCGAAACCGGGTGGGTCGTCGGCGCGGGCGACTACGCATCGCTCAGAGATGCGATAAAGACCTATCTGGCCGATCCTGCTCTGGCCAAAGCTCATGCAAGCGCCGGACTTGCGCATGTGCGCAGCACTTTCCCGCTGGAAAAAGAAGCGACATGCCTCGGTGAAGTCTATGAGGCGTTACAGCGGGGGTGATATCCCCAAAATCGGCTAAAAGCCGGCTGCTCAGATTTCCACGAGGCCGACACGCTTGACCTGACGGATGGTCAGCATGGTGCGCACCGTGTCGACATTCTCATCCGCCGTCAGAACCTCGATGACGAAATCCTGAAACTCCGTCAGGTTCTTCGCGACGCAATGCAGCAGGAAATCGCTTTCGCCCGACACCATCCAGGCCTGCCGCACCAGCGACCATCCGCCCGTCGCCGCCGCAAAGGCCTTCAGATTACTGTCGGACTGGCGCTTGAGGCCAATCATGCAGAAGGCGACGAGGTCGAAACCAAGCTTCGGCGCGTTCAACATGGCGTGATAACCCTGGATCACGTCAGCTTCTTCCAGCTTGCGGACACGCCTGAGGCATGGCGGTGCGGAAATTCCGACCCTTTCGGCCAGCTCCACGTTGGTCATGCGCCCGTCGCGCTGCAATTCGCGCAGGATTTTCAGATCGATGGCATCGAGTTCGACGCTGGTCACGGAGAAGTACCTCGTTAAGCTGGAGAACTTCCTTGTACTATTCGGCGCAGGATTCGCAACATTATGCCAACGCCCGGTCACAAAATTGCGCACACATCCACAACTGCCTTGTTGGTAACGCAAGGCTGCCCTTGAATAAAGACACTAGACAACCTTAAATACCGGGCAACGAAGGGGTTGCGGCCTATCCGCCGTCTTGCGGCTGGATGGCTTTGCCGCCGAAAGGCCCCGCTGCTGAAAAAAGGAATATTTCCATGTCTGCCCGCCACACGAAGGTATTGATCATTGGCTCCGGTCCCGCCGGCTATACCGCGGCGATCTACGCGGCCCGCGCAATGCTGAAACCCGTGCTGATTGCCGGCATGGAACAGGGTGGCCAGCTGATGATCACCACCGATGTTGAAAACTACCCGGGCTTCGCCGATCCGATCCAGGGCCCGTGGCTGATGGACCAGATGCTGAAGCAGGCAACCCATGTGGGCGCGGAAATCGTCAGCGACCTCGTCACCGAAGTTGAGACCAACGTGCGGCCTTTCGTGGTCAGGACCGATTCGGGTCAGGTCTG
This window of the Agrobacterium fabrum str. C58 genome carries:
- a CDS encoding putative DNA modification/repair radical SAM protein is translated as MKKSIRQRLAILSDAAKYDASCASSGTVKRNSAASGGLGSTEGSGICHAYAPDGRCISLLKILLTNFCIYDCAYCINRSSSNVERARFTAEEVVWLTLEFYRRNYIEGLFLSSGIIRSSDHTMEEMVRVARELRVTHGFRGYIHLKSIPEASPRLIEEAGLYADRLSINIELPTDSGVSRFAPEKQPANIRRSMADIRLKIEEAGEPTIRTKKTRRFAPAGQSTQMIVGADGADDSTILSTSARLYGSYGLRRVYYSAFSPIPDSSKNLPLIKPPLMREHRLYQADWLYRFYGFDIGEITAIGGDGMLDLDIDPKLAWALKQRDRFPVDVNVADREMLLRVPGFGTKTVASILSSRRFRRLRLEDLARFGVSLKKVKAFVVADGWTPGKLTERPDLRAMFAPQPEQLSLL
- the greA gene encoding transcription elongation factor GreA, which translates into the protein MVEKVPMTQGGFVKLQEELRFRQQEERPRIIEAIAEARAHGDLSENAEYHAAKEAQSHNEGRITELEDLTARAEVIDLSKMSGSKIKFGATVKLIDEDSDEEKTYQIVGDQEADVKAGRISISSPIARALIGKEVGDSIEVNAPGGAKGYEILAVQWG
- a CDS encoding glycosyltransferase family 4 protein; amino-acid sequence: MSHVSLKDVQVLAPNFKRRLSGVTSTIVQLIPVQNRLGQKVGTIGPGLPPHLPHVRFRDLWRLWQNGPSGGPRIWHARRNLEMLPGIFMRDVLRMKVKLLFTSAAQRRHSAYTRFLISKMDAVVATSTRSGSFLEVPHRVVMHGVDTELFHPATGPEDTIAATGLPGHYLLGCFGRVRHQKGTDLFVRAMIELLPHYPQWTAVVSGRVTAEHKAFGDTLKADVAAAGLTDRIIFQGEVDDIKPWYRRLTLYVAPSRNEGFGLTPLEAMASETAVVASNAGAYEEMIVTGETGWVVGAGDYASLRDAIKTYLADPALAKAHASAGLAHVRSTFPLEKEATCLGEVYEALQRG
- a CDS encoding Lrp/AsnC family transcriptional regulator, which translates into the protein MTSVELDAIDLKILRELQRDGRMTNVELAERVGISAPPCLRRVRKLEEADVIQGYHAMLNAPKLGFDLVAFCMIGLKRQSDSNLKAFAAATGGWSLVRQAWMVSGESDFLLHCVAKNLTEFQDFVIEVLTADENVDTVRTMLTIRQVKRVGLVEI